AACGAAGTCAATATGGCAGGTTTTGATACCAATGAAGGTTTCCACATTGGCGTGGTACATGGCCATGGTTTGCCAGGAACGCAACTGATGTCACTGGCTGACAACGCCCTGCAACGGGCTATCAAGCAACACGATGTGTTTGTGTTTAACCGTGGGTCAGAAGAGCAGGTAATCGACCGCGAAACCTGGCGTTCATTGCTCAATGGGGCTTTAAAGAGTAAGGCTGTACGCCTGTTGTCTCAGCCTGTCTATCGTTTTTCTGGCGATACAACAGAGCCACTACACCAAGAAGTCTTTACTCAGGCGCACATTGAAGGAACCTGGCAGTCCGGTGGAAGACTGATGCCTTATATCCAGTTATTTGAGAAAGGCGTTGAGTTTGATCGTGTTGTAGTGGAGCAGTTGGTCAAACTTCACAAAAAAGCACCTATTTCGCAGCCTTATGCCCTAAACCTGACAGATGAGAGTCTGGAAAACAGACTCTTCATCAGTTGGCTTCAAAATGTACTGAAAAGCGAACTGCCGGCAGATAAGATCTGTTTTGAGATCAGCGAAGCCAGTACGAGGAGTAATCTGACTGCTTGCATCAGCTTTAGCGAAGCAATGCGAAAAGTCGGTGCTAGGATAGGCATCGATCACTTTGGGCGCTATTTGCAGGAGGTCGAGTACCTGTCTGCATTGAAGCCAAGTTACGTGAAGTTAGATCAGGCATTCAGTCAGAACCAGAACGCACAGAACCGCGTATTTACCGAAACACTGGCTAACATTGCTGAATCAAAAAACCTCATTGTGATTGCCACTGGCGTAAAAGACGATGAAAGTAAGGCGAGGGTCAATACCGACTTTATTGATGCTTACCAGGGATTCATTCATCCACCCAAGCCAATCAGTCAACCAGAACAAACCGCTTAAACAAGAAAACCCGCTATTGCGGGTTTTCTTTTAAGGGCATCTGGCCGATTTATTCGAACCAGTAGCTCATAATGAGCGCATCTTCTCTGCCGGATGCTGTCGGGTAGTAATCATACCGACGGTCGAACTCGTTAAAGCCAAAAGCTTCATAAATTCTGATAGCCGCTTGATTACTCTCACGCACTTCCAACCAAGCTTCTTCTCCACCCGCTTCGCGCATGCAATCAAGAAATGCCTGAAGTAGCTGCTTGCCATACCCCTTTCCCTGACATTCCGGAGAGACAGCAATATTTAACAAGGATGCTTCTCCTGCCACACATTGAGCAAAGAAGTAGCCTATCAGTTGATTATCCAGAACCAACACACGGTTACAGCCAAATTTGGCTTCTGGTTTTCTTAGCAGACTGTCAGCCCAAGGATGGGTATGTGCGTTTTTTTCTACGCGCACGACTTCGTCTAGCCATTGGCTGTCCATCGGAAGAATGTCAGGATTCATACTGCTTTATCTGCTGCCAAAGCTGTTTCTTGGCAAATTGATCATTTTCGAGTACTGCAAGTGAAGGTGACGTTAACATCTTCACCCCGTCAATATCCATTTGTTGGGTGCCAGCAAACCAACACCACTCTAACTGGTGTTTATCAAGCAAATTAACTGCCTGCGGTGGAAGATGAAGCGCTTGTTTAACGGATAATTTCATGCTGGCAAGTACCTTACTGAATAGCAGGGCTTCCTGCTCAGTGGGTTTGGATTCACACACCAGCAGCAGCTTACAATCGTCAGGCAATGAAACAGGCTGAGGAGACACATCAGGATAACACTCAGGACGTCTCACATCCCATACCGTGATCCCCATTTCCTTTAGTCTCTGTAAATCGTTCATGCCTGCCTCACTGACTCTTCTTTGTGGATAAATGCTATCAAAACCAAGTGGAAACAACACAAAGAACAAGAGCTGCCGCTGCAGCCCTTAACTTTTGGGTTAGAGCAAGACGACTTACAGCGCATCAAACTCTGGGCAGTAAGCCACTTCACCACTGGCTTGCTCGAATGCACCTTTGGCAAATTCAAACGCCATGAAGGCTTCTGCTGGTACATCCCATTTACAGCGGAGACCAAAGCCGGATGCTGGCTTGAAGCCAAAGCGGCTGTAGTAAGCCGGGTCACCCAGCACCACACATGCGGGATAGCCAAATTCGTTCAGCGTATCAAAACCTTCGCGAACCAGCTGAGCAGCAATGCCCTGTTGGCGATAATCAGGGTGAACACACAAAGGGGCTAAACCCTGAACACCAGTATCAGACTCGCCGACTTGTACAGGGCTGAACATAAGGTGTCCTACCAATTCACCGTCATCGTTACAGGCAACAAGAGACAGCGTGTTATGGCCATTCTCACGCAGCGCACGGACCAAAGCCGCTTCCGCTTCAGTCGGGAATACGTTTTTAAGCAATCTATCAATGGCCAGCTGATCAGCCAGCGCTTCAGATCTTATGAGCATATTGGGCCTCGTTGACATTGGGTGTCGATTGTAGCCCTTTTTGTACGAAGTCTGCCAATGGAAATAGTGCCTGACGCAATACAGATGGTAGTGAATCTAAGTCGACACTGTCCATCAGGTTTTTCACTTCCAAACCCAGCTCAGTATCACCCTCGATCAGCAGTCGGCGTTGGAAGAACAGAGTGTCTGGATCTTCCTTGCGAGCGGCAATAAGGATCAAGTCGTTAATATCACCACTAAAACGCACATCGGCATTTTCAATGTCACTGCGCACC
The nucleotide sequence above comes from Grimontia kaedaensis. Encoded proteins:
- the rimI gene encoding ribosomal protein S18-alanine N-acetyltransferase yields the protein MNPDILPMDSQWLDEVVRVEKNAHTHPWADSLLRKPEAKFGCNRVLVLDNQLIGYFFAQCVAGEASLLNIAVSPECQGKGYGKQLLQAFLDCMREAGGEEAWLEVRESNQAAIRIYEAFGFNEFDRRYDYYPTASGREDALIMSYWFE
- a CDS encoding DNA polymerase III subunit psi, whose translation is MNDLQRLKEMGITVWDVRRPECYPDVSPQPVSLPDDCKLLLVCESKPTEQEALLFSKVLASMKLSVKQALHLPPQAVNLLDKHQLEWCWFAGTQQMDIDGVKMLTSPSLAVLENDQFAKKQLWQQIKQYES
- a CDS encoding GNAT family N-acetyltransferase, with the translated sequence MLIRSEALADQLAIDRLLKNVFPTEAEAALVRALRENGHNTLSLVACNDDGELVGHLMFSPVQVGESDTGVQGLAPLCVHPDYRQQGIAAQLVREGFDTLNEFGYPACVVLGDPAYYSRFGFKPASGFGLRCKWDVPAEAFMAFEFAKGAFEQASGEVAYCPEFDAL
- the ubiT gene encoding ubiquinone anaerobic biosynthesis accessory factor UbiT, coding for MFNKLHSTLVQQAPGFLRFPVKLVPASVQQKVMLETLKRVFHEALDDGEFEFLENRWLEVYVRDIDLKSFISFVDDELVVRSDIENADVRFSGDINDLILIAARKEDPDTLFFQRRLLIEGDTELGLEVKNLMDSVDLDSLPSVLRQALFPLADFVQKGLQSTPNVNEAQYAHKI